A genomic segment from Pseudomonadota bacterium encodes:
- a CDS encoding PKD domain-containing protein: MDAPAFEGGQGAVGAVFDPFSGYGFYPEIEALATRAVLLGFGLERVADPDGPAPGRQALFEALYEWVNERIDAALEVAQVGRYAIVDVSTTGDLPVEFVYDFGDGSVPLSSVEPRAYHEYAADEGEFEISVIVRSELGAADVARRTITLGEETEPEPLEDAGPGAEPQLLPTRGGRDCACSSIGRADGARRSLLGLLLGGLVGG, encoded by the coding sequence ATGGACGCGCCGGCCTTCGAGGGAGGGCAGGGGGCGGTCGGCGCGGTGTTCGATCCGTTCTCGGGCTACGGCTTCTATCCCGAGATCGAGGCGCTCGCCACGCGCGCCGTCCTGCTCGGGTTCGGGCTGGAGCGGGTGGCGGATCCCGACGGGCCGGCCCCGGGCCGGCAGGCGCTGTTCGAGGCGCTCTACGAGTGGGTGAACGAGCGGATCGACGCGGCGCTCGAGGTGGCCCAGGTCGGCCGGTACGCGATCGTCGACGTCTCGACGACCGGCGATCTCCCGGTCGAGTTCGTCTACGACTTCGGCGACGGCTCGGTCCCGCTCTCGTCCGTCGAGCCCCGCGCGTACCACGAGTACGCGGCGGACGAGGGGGAGTTCGAGATCTCCGTCATCGTGCGATCGGAGCTCGGCGCCGCGGACGTCGCGCGCCGGACGATCACGCTCGGCGAAGAGACCGAACCCGAGCCGCTCGAAGACGCCGGCCCCGGGGCCGAGCCCCAGCTGCTCCCCACGCGGGGAGGCAGGGACTGTGCGTGCTCGTCGATAGGGCGCGCCGACGGGGCGCGTCGATCCCTACTCGGGCTGCTTCTCGGGGGCCTTGTCGGCGGGTGA